A stretch of the candidate division KSB1 bacterium genome encodes the following:
- the nfo gene encoding deoxyribonuclease IV, whose protein sequence is MNKKEQTLLVGAHVSTSGGVFNGIDHGEEIGATVIQIFSKNQTRWVSKPLSDIDVEKFKESWKNSAIVEIVIHGSYLINLASPDPVVLEKSRNAFLDEVERAEQLGIRYLIFHPGSHLKMGEETGLKKIAESLNRVIEKTANDSVRLLLETTAGQGTNLGYKFEQLATIINLVDAKNRVGVCLDTAHIFAAGYDIRSRENYEDAWKTFDNILGMDTLYAIHANDSKKEMDSRVDRHENIGEGLIGEETFRLMMNDPRLKKIPKVLETPGGLEEHKRNLEILKSFVNEK, encoded by the coding sequence ATGAATAAAAAAGAACAAACGTTATTAGTTGGTGCGCATGTCTCTACAAGTGGCGGTGTTTTTAACGGGATTGACCACGGGGAAGAAATTGGAGCGACTGTAATCCAGATTTTTTCCAAAAATCAAACTAGGTGGGTTTCAAAACCGTTAAGTGATATAGATGTGGAGAAATTTAAAGAGAGTTGGAAAAACTCAGCCATTGTGGAAATCGTTATACACGGTTCTTATTTAATTAATTTAGCTAGCCCGGATCCGGTAGTTTTGGAAAAATCCAGGAATGCTTTTTTGGATGAGGTGGAACGGGCTGAACAACTGGGTATTCGGTATTTGATTTTTCACCCGGGATCTCATTTGAAAATGGGGGAGGAGACCGGGTTAAAGAAAATTGCCGAAAGTTTAAATAGAGTTATTGAGAAAACGGCAAACGATTCCGTCCGGCTGCTGCTTGAAACCACAGCAGGCCAGGGAACAAACCTAGGATATAAATTTGAACAGTTGGCCACCATTATAAATTTGGTTGACGCTAAAAACCGCGTAGGCGTCTGCCTGGATACCGCTCACATCTTTGCTGCCGGCTACGACATTCGGAGTCGTGAAAATTATGAAGATGCCTGGAAGACATTTGATAATATCCTTGGAATGGACACATTGTATGCCATCCATGCGAATGATTCAAAAAAGGAAATGGATAGCCGGGTAGACCGCCACGAGAATATTGGCGAAGGACTCATCGGAGAAGAAACATTCCGTCTGATGATGAATGATCCACGACTTAAAAAGATTCCCAAAGTTCTTGAAACACCTGGGGGCTTGGAAGAACATAAGCGCAATTTGGAAATATTGAAGAGTTTCGTTAATGAGAAATAA